The Pyrodictium delaneyi genome contains a region encoding:
- the gatB gene encoding Asp-tRNA(Asn)/Glu-tRNA(Gln) amidotransferase subunit GatB, protein MPSDQPRAVIGLEVHVQLTSLKTKLFCNCSADYRGAPPNTHVCPVCLGLPGALPVVNEEAVRKAIQVCLAVNGRVAKLLRFDRKHYFYPDLPKNYQITQYLEPICTGGYIEIESPSGTKRIRLRRINIEEDPGRIVYPGGGPLTSPYVLVDYNRSGVALLEIVTEPDMESPEEAVAFLEKLRSILEHLGVCDCGLEGAMRVDANISIEGGERVEVKNIGSFHEVKRALAYEITRQHDLLLKGKPVRRETRHWDPVRKVTLPARVKETEEDYRYMPDPNLPPVPIPSSLVEELRETLPELPDARAKRLVKEYGLRSQVAKVLVTRKVLADFFEDAARLYQGNYERMANYLVNDLLNWLKDDDLAGLYKRVKPEHLAKLMKLLDSGVISIRQAKEMAEHIAKRGADPEKLVDELGFRRIADPEKLRPVVEEVFRENPKAVEDALRNPKAVNFLVGMVMRKTRGRADPAVARRLVVEKLDEIRRSGA, encoded by the coding sequence TTGCCTAGCGACCAGCCAAGGGCTGTTATAGGGCTCGAGGTCCACGTACAGCTGACGAGCCTGAAAACCAAGCTGTTCTGCAACTGCAGCGCTGACTATCGTGGCGCGCCACCTAACACTCATGTCTGTCCTGTATGCCTTGGCCTCCCCGGCGCCCTGCCCGTGGTTAACGAGGAAGCCGTCCGGAAGGCTATCCAGGTCTGCCTTGCCGTTAACGGGCGTGTTGCCAAGCTTCTCCGATTTGACCGTAAGCACTACTTCTACCCTGATCTACCCAAGAACTACCAGATAACACAGTACCTTGAACCCATATGCACCGGCGGCTACATCGAGATAGAGTCGCCAAGCGGGACCAAGAGGATAAGGCTACGGCGTATCAACATCGAGGAGGACCCGGGCAGGATAGTCTACCCTGGAGGGGGCCCCCTCACGAGCCCCTATGTGCTCGTGGACTATAACAGGAGCGGCGTAGCCCTCCTCGAGATAGTGACCGAGCCAGACATGGAGTCGCCGGAGGAGGCTGTAGCGTTCCTCGAGAAGCTGAGGAGTATCCTAGAGCACCTAGGTGTCTGTGATTGTGGGCTCGAGGGCGCCATGCGGGTAGACGCCAACATAAGCATTGAGGGCGGCGAGCGTGTCGAGGTTAAGAATATCGGGAGCTTCCATGAGGTGAAGCGTGCTCTAGCCTACGAGATAACAAGGCAGCACGACCTGCTGCTGAAGGGCAAGCCTGTCCGGCGGGAGACACGCCACTGGGACCCCGTACGCAAGGTGACGCTACCAGCGAGGGTGAAGGAGACGGAGGAAGACTACCGTTATATGCCTGATCCAAACCTGCCCCCGGTGCCCATACCCTCTAGCCTGGTCGAAGAGCTCAGGGAGACACTGCCTGAGCTGCCCGATGCACGCGCCAAGAGGCTTGTGAAGGAGTACGGCCTCCGCTCCCAGGTAGCAAAGGTTCTTGTGACGAGGAAGGTTCTCGCAGACTTCTTCGAGGACGCTGCCCGACTCTACCAAGGGAACTACGAGAGGATGGCTAACTACCTGGTTAACGACCTGCTAAACTGGCTCAAGGATGACGACCTAGCAGGGCTCTACAAGAGGGTCAAGCCCGAGCACCTGGCAAAGCTCATGAAGCTGTTAGACAGCGGCGTGATAAGCATAAGGCAAGCAAAGGAGATGGCCGAGCACATCGCGAAGCGTGGCGCCGACCCGGAGAAGCTTGTAGACGAGCTCGGATTCCGTCGCATCGCTGACCCGGAGAAGCTCCGGCCAGTAGTGGAGGAGGTGTTCCGGGAGAATCCCAAGGCTGTTGAGGACGCGCTCCGGAACCCTAAGGCGGTGAACTTCCTAGTAGGCATGGTTATGAGGAAGACGAGGGGGCGTGCTGACCCCGCGGTGGCCAGGAGGCTTGTAGTGGAGAAGCTTGATGAGATACGGAGAAGCGGGGCCTAG